A genomic region of Alicyclobacillus sp. SO9 contains the following coding sequences:
- a CDS encoding ABC transporter ATP-binding protein, whose protein sequence is MAKSDIAGEIIPHMETQEALRIEQLEMRYGSKQVLDNVNLTVFAGQFVVVVGPSGCGKSTLLNLTAGFAKPSKGNLYIGHHLVSGSSRALPPHKRNIGMVFQDLALWPHMTVYDNVEFPLRYRYPQEAKVKGWARNRVLRILTTVGLADKAKQRPSQLSGGQQQRVALARALVTNPEILLMDEPLSSLDSVLQERMTEDIRRIAQEAGSTVLYVTHNQREAMTLADVVVVMNDGKIEQIGSPEEVYYSPKTKFAAEFFSRSNVLEADSAEILQLFPKFPHGGVRYVGILREHVVLTSQVTLGASEKALVTGKVLSRQFLGSNFEYRVRLQDDTVLVSLSSERFCEDEEVFVGITAFQGLNDATVH, encoded by the coding sequence ATGGCGAAATCAGACATTGCAGGAGAAATAATTCCCCATATGGAGACTCAAGAAGCTTTGCGTATCGAGCAGCTTGAAATGAGGTACGGGTCAAAACAGGTCTTGGACAATGTCAATTTGACGGTTTTCGCTGGCCAGTTTGTAGTGGTTGTCGGCCCCAGCGGATGCGGGAAGTCTACACTGCTGAACTTAACAGCCGGTTTTGCGAAGCCGTCCAAAGGGAATTTGTACATTGGTCATCACCTTGTATCTGGAAGTTCCCGAGCACTGCCGCCCCATAAACGGAACATTGGCATGGTTTTTCAGGATTTAGCGCTGTGGCCGCACATGACGGTGTACGATAATGTAGAGTTCCCGCTGCGATACCGATATCCGCAAGAGGCCAAAGTGAAAGGGTGGGCTCGAAACCGAGTCCTGCGCATCCTTACCACGGTTGGTCTGGCGGACAAAGCAAAGCAGCGGCCAAGCCAACTGTCAGGTGGTCAACAACAGCGCGTGGCATTGGCAAGGGCTTTAGTTACAAACCCCGAGATCCTTCTGATGGATGAGCCACTGTCCAGCCTCGATTCTGTTCTGCAGGAACGTATGACAGAGGACATACGCCGGATTGCACAAGAGGCTGGAAGCACGGTGCTGTACGTAACGCACAATCAGCGTGAAGCGATGACTTTGGCTGACGTGGTTGTGGTGATGAATGATGGGAAGATTGAGCAAATCGGATCGCCCGAAGAAGTATACTATTCGCCGAAAACAAAGTTTGCCGCAGAATTTTTCAGCAGATCAAATGTGTTGGAAGCAGACTCGGCAGAAATTCTGCAACTGTTTCCGAAGTTTCCCCACGGCGGCGTCAGGTATGTGGGTATTCTGCGGGAACACGTAGTTCTCACCAGCCAGGTTACACTGGGTGCTTCAGAGAAGGCTCTGGTAACCGGGAAGGTTCTTTCGCGTCAATTCCTGGGCAGCAACTTCGAATATCGGGTGAGACTCCAAGATGACACAGTTCTGGTCTCCCTTTCGTCCGAACGTTTTTGCGAAGATGAAGAAGTGTTTGTCGGCATCACGGCTTTCCAAGGCCTAAATGATGCAACTGTACATTGA
- a CDS encoding iron ABC transporter permease, whose protein sequence is MDRLSRYISGRGLQIIVIALMVLLVLLPFWSLLWTSVSGHGVTLSAYIRLFKEHDFSTITQNTLIMSGGAAAVSTVLGVVSALLAVRLPKRHTRYFHVFNVLPLLIPSYISSIAWENMFGPVGFVNHIASHFTPDHTPLVHFFGMGGLIFSLGVVHYPFVYLLTYNALTHVSLSVLRSARISGASGWSIYTRIILPLIRAAALNGALLAFITNVDDFGIAAFIGIPAHITVFSTQIYQLIVGYGTSSFTTAAAWSMLASSVAVLVMGFEYLIQKRDLNYVSGQQDGLRSPVMTPGIWIATTLFGAFFLMVAVVPAALLVMTALSPAIGAPLSFHTMTLENFKSVLGMGQTISVLRTSGELALLTGVGGIVLATVLMFTFRRRQSWLGKTIQSVLTMPYALPGMIYGLAMILAFLKPLPIVHWSLYGTFWILALAYLARFLTLAVRTLTPAFSTFNFSLFNSAIVAGASPFKAIVRIFIPIFFGTYVSGFLFVFLSSLTEMTVSSVLASPGTETIGMAILDLDEAGNLMEAAVLSLLVIAAMAVFAAVVVGVNKTASHIRVRQKTSRLDTLINSMEGIPWRNQTLQEK, encoded by the coding sequence ATGGATAGACTATCCAGGTATATCAGCGGGCGAGGATTACAAATTATCGTGATTGCATTAATGGTGTTGCTGGTACTCCTGCCCTTTTGGAGCCTGCTGTGGACCAGTGTAAGCGGACATGGTGTAACCCTGTCTGCTTATATTCGGTTGTTTAAAGAGCATGACTTCTCGACGATTACACAAAACACACTGATTATGAGCGGCGGAGCGGCTGCAGTCTCCACTGTCTTAGGTGTTGTGTCCGCGTTGTTAGCCGTGCGCTTGCCCAAGCGTCACACTCGCTATTTTCACGTGTTTAATGTGTTGCCTTTGCTGATTCCGTCCTACATCAGTTCGATTGCCTGGGAGAACATGTTTGGTCCAGTAGGATTCGTCAATCACATTGCGTCGCATTTTACGCCTGACCATACACCGTTGGTGCATTTCTTTGGTATGGGGGGACTGATTTTCAGTCTGGGTGTCGTTCACTATCCATTTGTGTACCTTCTCACTTACAACGCACTGACACATGTGTCTCTGAGCGTTCTGCGATCGGCTCGAATCAGCGGAGCATCCGGATGGTCCATTTATACGCGCATCATCTTGCCGCTAATTCGTGCGGCAGCTCTAAATGGCGCATTGCTCGCTTTTATCACGAACGTGGATGACTTTGGCATTGCCGCATTTATCGGTATTCCGGCACATATCACTGTCTTTTCAACGCAAATCTACCAACTCATTGTCGGCTACGGAACCAGTTCATTTACGACAGCGGCAGCGTGGTCAATGTTGGCCTCGTCCGTAGCAGTGCTGGTCATGGGGTTTGAGTATTTGATTCAGAAAAGGGATCTAAACTACGTATCTGGGCAACAGGACGGATTGCGCAGTCCAGTCATGACGCCGGGTATATGGATTGCTACTACTCTGTTTGGTGCCTTCTTTTTAATGGTTGCTGTCGTACCTGCAGCACTGTTGGTAATGACGGCACTGTCTCCGGCTATTGGAGCTCCTTTGTCTTTTCATACCATGACTTTAGAGAATTTTAAAAGCGTATTGGGAATGGGGCAGACGATTTCCGTACTTCGCACCAGTGGTGAGTTGGCGCTGTTGACTGGAGTCGGCGGAATTGTGCTTGCGACTGTACTGATGTTTACGTTCCGTCGCAGACAAAGCTGGCTGGGGAAGACCATTCAATCGGTGTTGACGATGCCCTATGCATTACCCGGAATGATATATGGTTTAGCGATGATTCTTGCATTCCTTAAACCCTTACCAATTGTCCACTGGTCGCTATACGGAACTTTCTGGATATTGGCTTTGGCGTACTTGGCCAGGTTTCTTACTCTGGCTGTCCGGACACTTACTCCTGCGTTCAGCACCTTCAACTTCTCATTGTTCAACAGTGCGATTGTTGCAGGCGCTTCTCCATTCAAAGCAATTGTTCGCATCTTTATTCCCATCTTTTTTGGGACCTATGTGTCAGGATTCTTATTTGTCTTTCTCAGTTCCTTGACTGAAATGACAGTCTCTTCGGTCCTGGCCTCCCCAGGCACCGAGACCATTGGAATGGCGATTCTCGACTTGGATGAAGCCGGGAATTTGATGGAAGCAGCTGTTTTGTCCTTACTTGTCATCGCAGCAATGGCTGTCTTTGCGGCAGTGGTTGTAGGGGTGAATAAAACTGCGTCACATATTCGTGTCAGGCAGAAGACCTCAAGGCTTGATACGCTAATTAATTCGATGGAGGGGATACCATGGCGAAATCAGACATTGCAGGAGAAATAA